The Micromonospora sp. NBC_00421 genome contains a region encoding:
- a CDS encoding COG4315 family predicted lipoprotein encodes MAKIKRTTVIVASAVVALTACAPAGYDGANSSAAEPVAVAAAEPTAAVEPEASASPGAPGASGAPAADQAPPPANVQLTDQLVGKKIARMGNVVVDQEGFILYRFDKDSDDPPSSNCVDKCAQVWPPALTDGNPQLQGVSDDKVGTVTRQDGTRQITIGGWPVYRYIGDKKAGQWKGQGVGGTWFVVDPNGKKNLTCLPTGTPKAVAPPAAGDSGGSSSGGGDYTY; translated from the coding sequence GTGGCAAAGATCAAGCGGACGACCGTCATCGTCGCGAGCGCGGTGGTCGCACTTACGGCCTGCGCCCCCGCAGGTTACGACGGAGCGAACTCCAGCGCCGCCGAGCCGGTCGCCGTCGCCGCGGCCGAGCCCACCGCGGCGGTCGAGCCGGAGGCCTCGGCGTCTCCCGGTGCGCCAGGCGCCTCCGGCGCGCCCGCCGCCGACCAGGCGCCGCCGCCGGCAAACGTCCAGTTGACCGACCAGCTCGTCGGCAAGAAGATCGCCCGGATGGGCAACGTGGTGGTGGACCAGGAGGGATTCATCCTCTACCGCTTCGACAAGGACTCCGACGACCCGCCGTCGTCGAACTGCGTCGACAAGTGCGCGCAGGTCTGGCCGCCCGCGCTGACCGACGGCAACCCGCAGTTGCAGGGCGTCTCCGACGACAAGGTCGGCACCGTCACCCGACAGGACGGCACCCGCCAGATCACCATCGGTGGTTGGCCTGTCTACCGCTACATCGGCGACAAGAAGGCCGGCCAGTGGAAGGGCCAGGGCGTCGGTGGCACCTGGTTCGTGGTGGACCCGAACGGCAAGAAGAACCTGACCTGCCTGCCGACCGGCACCCCGAAGGCGGTCGCCCCGCCGGCGGCCGGTGACTCGGGCGGTTCGAGCAGCGGCGGCGGGGACTACACCTACTGA
- a CDS encoding spermidine synthase: MGRRRGDDRIVVPVDTGRAELVPDPDRPRSWTLLLDDAPQSHVDLAEPTHLEFEYVRRLGAALDLIAPPGTALRVLHLGGGALTLPRYVQATRPGSTQRVAEVDGALVELVRRELPWPADPRLKVRVADARATLESSRDASYDVVVADVFAGARTPAHLTSAEYAGQVARVLAPGGWYLANLADGPPLRHTRAQVATVRSVLPRAALVGDAAVLRGRRHGNLVLVAGRVEPPVPELTRRAAGDWFPGRVLAGDELDRFAAGAAVVTDADATDSIPPPPGIFSVRR, encoded by the coding sequence ATGGGCCGCCGTCGGGGCGACGACCGGATCGTCGTGCCGGTCGACACGGGAAGGGCCGAACTGGTGCCGGATCCCGACCGACCGCGCTCGTGGACGCTGCTGCTCGACGACGCCCCGCAGTCGCACGTGGACCTGGCCGAACCGACGCACCTGGAGTTCGAGTACGTCCGGCGACTCGGTGCGGCGCTGGACCTGATCGCCCCGCCGGGCACCGCGCTGAGGGTGTTGCACCTGGGCGGCGGCGCGCTGACCCTGCCCCGGTACGTCCAGGCCACCCGGCCGGGGTCGACGCAGCGGGTGGCCGAGGTGGACGGCGCACTTGTCGAGCTGGTCCGTCGGGAGCTGCCCTGGCCTGCCGACCCCCGGCTGAAGGTACGGGTCGCCGACGCCCGGGCCACCCTGGAGTCCAGCCGCGACGCGTCGTACGACGTGGTGGTGGCCGACGTCTTCGCCGGTGCGCGTACCCCGGCCCACCTGACCAGCGCGGAGTACGCCGGGCAGGTGGCCCGGGTGCTCGCCCCCGGCGGCTGGTACCTGGCCAACCTGGCCGACGGTCCGCCGTTGCGACACACCCGCGCCCAGGTGGCCACGGTCCGGTCGGTGCTGCCCCGGGCCGCCCTGGTCGGCGACGCGGCCGTGCTGCGCGGGCGGCGGCACGGCAATCTGGTGCTGGTGGCGGGGCGGGTCGAGCCGCCGGTGCCGGAGCTGACCCGGCGCGCGGCCGGGGACTGGTTCCCGGGTCGGGTGCTGGCCGGCGACGAGTTGGACCGGTTCGCGGCCGGTGCCGCGGTGGTCACCGACGCGGACGCCACGGACTCGATTCCGCCCCCGCCCGGAATTTTTTCGGTCCGCCGTTGA
- a CDS encoding anti-sigma factor family protein: MSRADHMDVAAYALGVLDVQDTERFEEHLATCWACAAELETMVPVVGLLSDIDGETMMAMEQTATDPALLDRTLVAVRTHRRKARFRQVLSMAAAVVAVGALSGIGVATFGGTGGDGPVIAEPSRTAQVDGPASPQPTRSGPAVGGTEIEGDQFDATDGSTGVKATMWLDSKEYGTWIGFNLTRLPGPRTCRLVVIRKNDTTEVISTWSVPGTGYGTTANPQDLQLEASTSAPRGEIAKLQVQSVDASGVASPLVTVVP, encoded by the coding sequence ATGAGCCGGGCCGACCACATGGATGTCGCCGCGTACGCGCTCGGCGTCCTGGACGTGCAGGACACCGAACGGTTCGAGGAGCACCTCGCGACCTGCTGGGCCTGTGCCGCCGAGTTGGAGACGATGGTCCCGGTGGTGGGGCTGCTCTCGGACATCGACGGCGAGACGATGATGGCGATGGAGCAGACCGCGACGGATCCGGCGCTGTTGGACCGTACCCTGGTCGCGGTCCGGACCCACCGGCGCAAGGCGCGGTTCCGGCAGGTGCTGTCGATGGCCGCCGCGGTGGTGGCGGTCGGCGCGCTCAGCGGCATCGGGGTGGCCACCTTCGGCGGTACGGGCGGCGACGGCCCGGTGATCGCCGAGCCGAGCCGGACCGCGCAGGTGGACGGGCCGGCGAGCCCGCAACCGACCCGGTCGGGGCCGGCGGTGGGCGGCACCGAGATCGAGGGCGACCAGTTCGACGCCACCGACGGCAGCACCGGGGTGAAGGCCACCATGTGGCTGGACAGCAAGGAGTACGGCACCTGGATCGGGTTCAACCTGACCCGGCTGCCCGGCCCGCGCACCTGCCGGCTGGTGGTGATCCGCAAGAACGACACCACCGAGGTGATCTCGACCTGGTCGGTGCCGGGGACCGGTTACGGCACCACCGCCAACCCGCAGGATCTCCAGTTGGAGGCGTCCACCTCGGCGCCCCGGGGTGAGATCGCGAAGTTGCAGGTGCAGTCGGTGGACGCCAGCGGGGTGGCGAGCCCGCTGGTCACCGTCGTCCCCTGA
- a CDS encoding SMC family ATPase yields MRPMRLDLAGFTVFRDETTVDFTDADFFALVGPTGSGKSTVLDAICFVLYGSVPRWGGARGLANALAPSAVEARVRLVFESAGDRYVATRVVRRDGRGTVKTANAGLQLMPPGFDITKLDTGLSPEDLGEVVAGTPAEMEQAVLDAVGLPYEQFTSCVVLPQGQFADFLHAKPATRQQILVNLLGLGVYENVQKRATERAGQAEAKLEAVARVLGGLTDVDDETFANATAQVERIRELSGAVAVAVPERERARAAAREATAALAALDADLAGLAGVRAPAGVAEVARAVSTAREAVDGAARTVALAEEREEKLRGELAGAGDESALRLLLRAYADAERLTGEADTVRTALDAARAAHDAAVAALDVAREAAARAEAELEAAFRAHEEAKATDQAVALRAHLVDGATCPVCAQSVPRVPAMPAGSAVAAATAAGKAARAASKAAQALVEERDAAARERDRTLVRLRAQHDQLHGRLTELAGQLAGAATPAALRDQLAEHARLRQALDEAAAGVRTGRDAARRARGAADTAEERLRAAWRDFDGTRDGLARFGPPAADRDDVAAAWATLVDWAGAQARKRRVDRDGLVASVSEAQSAAEAVEERIDGLLTAAGLRPADDPAQAVAVATERAEADLRRITERRAQALQLREQRAEHERQARTARALAGHLRANNFERWLLAEALDLLVDGASRILRELSQGQYDLVHDKGEFFVVDHHDAGLRRGVRTLSGGETFQASLALALALSEQLAGMSTTAASLESIVLDEGFGTLDAATLDIVAATLESLAARGDRMVGVVTHVPALAERIPVRFEVRKDARTAHVERTGR; encoded by the coding sequence ATGCGACCGATGCGGCTGGACCTGGCCGGTTTCACCGTCTTCCGCGACGAGACCACTGTCGACTTCACCGACGCGGACTTCTTCGCCCTGGTCGGGCCGACCGGTTCGGGCAAGTCGACGGTGCTGGACGCGATCTGCTTCGTCCTCTACGGCTCGGTGCCGCGCTGGGGTGGCGCCCGGGGGTTGGCCAACGCGCTCGCCCCGTCGGCGGTGGAGGCCCGGGTCCGGTTGGTCTTCGAGTCGGCCGGCGACCGCTATGTGGCGACCCGGGTGGTCCGCCGGGACGGCCGGGGCACCGTCAAGACCGCCAACGCCGGGTTGCAGCTGATGCCGCCCGGGTTCGACATCACCAAGCTCGACACCGGGCTCAGCCCGGAGGATCTGGGCGAGGTGGTGGCGGGCACCCCGGCCGAGATGGAACAGGCCGTGCTGGACGCGGTCGGGCTGCCGTACGAGCAGTTCACCTCCTGCGTGGTGCTGCCGCAGGGGCAGTTCGCCGACTTCCTGCACGCCAAGCCGGCCACCCGGCAGCAGATCCTGGTCAACCTGCTCGGCCTCGGCGTCTACGAGAACGTGCAGAAGCGGGCCACCGAACGCGCAGGGCAGGCCGAGGCGAAGTTGGAGGCGGTCGCCCGGGTGCTCGGCGGGCTGACCGACGTCGACGACGAGACGTTTGCCAACGCCACCGCCCAGGTCGAGCGGATCCGTGAGCTGTCCGGGGCGGTCGCGGTGGCCGTACCGGAGCGGGAGCGGGCACGGGCGGCGGCGCGCGAGGCCACCGCGGCGCTGGCCGCGCTCGACGCCGATCTGGCCGGGCTGGCCGGGGTGCGCGCCCCGGCCGGGGTGGCCGAGGTGGCCCGCGCGGTGAGCACCGCACGGGAGGCGGTCGACGGGGCGGCCCGCACGGTGGCGCTGGCCGAGGAGCGGGAGGAGAAGCTGCGCGGCGAGTTGGCCGGCGCAGGCGACGAGAGCGCCCTGCGGCTGCTGCTGCGGGCGTACGCCGACGCGGAGCGGTTGACAGGCGAGGCGGACACCGTCCGGACGGCGCTGGACGCGGCGCGGGCCGCGCACGACGCGGCGGTCGCGGCGCTCGACGTCGCCCGGGAGGCCGCGGCGCGGGCCGAGGCCGAGCTGGAGGCGGCGTTCCGGGCGCACGAGGAGGCCAAGGCCACCGACCAGGCGGTCGCGTTGCGGGCGCACCTGGTCGACGGCGCGACCTGCCCGGTCTGCGCGCAGTCGGTGCCCCGGGTGCCGGCGATGCCGGCCGGCTCGGCGGTGGCCGCGGCGACCGCCGCCGGCAAGGCGGCGCGGGCGGCCAGCAAGGCCGCGCAGGCGCTTGTCGAGGAGCGGGACGCGGCGGCCCGGGAGCGGGACCGGACGCTGGTCCGGCTGCGGGCCCAGCACGACCAACTGCACGGCCGGTTGACCGAGTTGGCCGGGCAGCTCGCCGGGGCGGCCACCCCGGCGGCGCTGCGCGACCAGCTCGCCGAGCACGCCCGGCTGCGGCAGGCGCTGGACGAGGCGGCGGCGGGGGTACGGACCGGCCGGGACGCCGCCCGGCGGGCCCGGGGGGCTGCCGACACCGCCGAGGAGCGGCTACGGGCCGCCTGGCGGGACTTCGACGGCACCCGGGACGGGCTGGCCCGGTTCGGTCCACCGGCCGCCGACCGGGACGACGTGGCCGCCGCCTGGGCGACCCTGGTCGACTGGGCCGGTGCGCAGGCCAGAAAGCGACGGGTCGACCGGGACGGGCTGGTGGCCTCGGTGAGCGAGGCTCAGTCGGCCGCCGAGGCGGTCGAGGAACGGATCGACGGCCTGCTCACCGCCGCCGGGTTGCGCCCCGCCGACGACCCGGCGCAGGCGGTGGCGGTGGCCACCGAGCGGGCCGAGGCCGACCTGCGGCGGATCACCGAGCGCCGGGCGCAAGCCCTCCAGCTGCGGGAACAACGTGCCGAGCACGAGCGGCAGGCGCGCACGGCGCGGGCGCTGGCCGGGCACCTGCGGGCCAACAACTTCGAGCGTTGGCTGTTGGCCGAGGCGCTGGACCTGCTGGTCGACGGGGCCTCCCGGATCCTGCGGGAGCTGTCCCAGGGGCAGTACGACCTGGTCCACGACAAGGGCGAGTTCTTCGTGGTCGACCACCACGACGCGGGGCTGCGCCGGGGGGTACGGACGCTCTCCGGCGGGGAGACGTTCCAGGCGTCGCTGGCCCTGGCGTTGGCGCTGTCCGAGCAGCTCGCCGGGATGTCCACCACGGCGGCCAGCCTGGAGTCGATCGTGCTGGACGAGGGGTTCGGCACCCTCGACGCGGCCACCCTGGACATCGTCGCCGCGACCCTGGAGAGCCTGGCGGCCCGGGGTGACCGGATGGTCGGCGTGGTCACCCACGTGCCGGCGCTGGCCGAGCGGATCCCGGTGCGTTTCGAGGTCCGCAAGGACGCCCGCACCGCCCACGTCGAACGGACCGGCCGGTGA
- a CDS encoding sigma-70 family RNA polymerase sigma factor, with translation MSAVAAGLHGELARPGWMFARAQPQSRASRSSRGVDAGPADRQNGPVTPRSAPGRHQAPAATPEASHSDQLVRLLYAEHAGPLLMFVMRLTGGDRQRAEDIVQETLLRAWRNAHRLGVQGQGSLRPWLVTVARRIAIDEHRSEQARPPETYDRDLTAFAEADSTDRVLRTMTVADALRTLSQSHREILVATYFRGRTVPEAAEELGLPLGTAKSRVYYALRALRTALQERGVTE, from the coding sequence ATGAGTGCGGTCGCGGCCGGCTTGCACGGTGAACTGGCCAGGCCAGGGTGGATGTTCGCCCGGGCCCAGCCGCAGTCCCGTGCCTCGAGGTCAAGCCGAGGGGTCGACGCCGGTCCCGCCGATCGCCAGAATGGCCCGGTGACTCCGCGATCGGCACCCGGGCGGCACCAGGCCCCGGCGGCGACGCCGGAGGCGAGCCACTCCGACCAGCTGGTCCGGCTGCTCTACGCCGAGCACGCCGGTCCGCTGCTGATGTTCGTGATGCGGTTGACCGGTGGTGACCGGCAGCGCGCCGAGGACATCGTCCAGGAGACGCTGCTGCGGGCCTGGCGCAACGCGCACCGGCTGGGCGTGCAGGGTCAGGGCTCGTTGCGGCCCTGGCTGGTCACGGTGGCCCGGCGGATCGCCATCGACGAGCACCGCAGCGAGCAGGCCCGCCCGCCGGAGACGTACGACCGGGATCTGACGGCGTTCGCCGAGGCGGACAGCACCGACCGGGTGCTGCGCACGATGACGGTGGCGGACGCCCTGCGGACGTTGAGCCAGTCGCACCGGGAGATCCTGGTGGCGACGTACTTCCGCGGCCGGACGGTGCCGGAGGCGGCCGAGGAGCTGGGCCTGCCGCTGGGCACCGCCAAGTCGCGGGTCTACTACGCGCTGCGCGCGCTGCGCACAGCCCTACAGGAGAGGGGGGTGACGGAATGA